From the genome of Corallococcus macrosporus DSM 14697:
GCCCTCAAGGGGGCCGCGGACGTCTACTGGTTGGAGCAGCGCAAGGTGAAGGAGGCCCTGGGCGTCTACCGCGAGCTCATCCAGCAGTGCCCCGAGTCCCCGGAGGCGCTCGAGGCGCGCATCATCGTCGCGGACCTGCTGCGCGTGCACTACCGCGACCTGCGCGGCGCCATCGACCAGCTCACCGCCGCCCTCAAGCTCAACCCGCCCCAGGGCGCGGAGCTGCACTACCTGGTCACCAAGCTCTACTTCGAGCTGGGCGACTATCAGCAGTGCGAGCTGGAGACCCGCCGCGTCATGGAGCGCTTCCCCACCAGCGCCTACGTGGATGACGCCCTCTACCTCCAGGCCCAGGCCATCGCGATGATGGAGGGCCGCCGCCAGGAGGCGTCCCGCACCTTCGCGGACCTGCGCACGCGCTTCCCGGACTCCGAGCTGGCGCCGCACGCCCTCTTCGAGATGGGCAAGCTGCGCGCCGACGCGGGGGAGAACGAGAAGGCCATTGAGACCTGGGTGGAGACGCTGAAGACGCACCCGGACCCGGCGCTGGTGCAGGACTACATCGCGCGGGCGCGCCGGCGCATCGCCAACACCACCGCCACGGGCGTGGGCAAGCGCGAGGTGGCCTTCGACCGTGTCCGTCCGGCCCGCACGTCGCTGGAGGCCGTGGGCGGCCGCCCCGAGGAAGCCGCGCACGAGCACGACTGAC
Proteins encoded in this window:
- a CDS encoding tetratricopeptide repeat protein, encoding MKSLRLALAVLSLSATACRDKPVDHLQRARDATFEKRPDEALVEYRKAFDALRHDTSPEALVLRARALKGAADVYWLEQRKVKEALGVYRELIQQCPESPEALEARIIVADLLRVHYRDLRGAIDQLTAALKLNPPQGAELHYLVTKLYFELGDYQQCELETRRVMERFPTSAYVDDALYLQAQAIAMMEGRRQEASRTFADLRTRFPDSELAPHALFEMGKLRADAGENEKAIETWVETLKTHPDPALVQDYIARARRRIANTTATGVGKREVAFDRVRPARTSLEAVGGRPEEAAHEHD